One Spinacia oleracea cultivar Varoflay chromosome 4, BTI_SOV_V1, whole genome shotgun sequence DNA segment encodes these proteins:
- the LOC130471441 gene encoding uncharacterized protein has translation MVGPALEMYKLYGIGDDHPSKDMVLLEKVAATMVGKKDSMGVVTPLSTPSENIEFRNAFLAIVVGHLLCPTSMCTNLSHSVMGVVSLGGVAEEYDWCTWTYNRLMERVEVFSKSFDELGYVGGCGGCVVALMIFYLDRLAGTPVDVEPLPRVKVWGNLEVKQAIREDKRSGYDYGRLKSKKVVYGRGPDGEVTNSVSGLTNKEADRRMEVVDESMTGNGTGTETDLNLIPRADVGMRHENTGGNTKVSLNPNLWASLNPILDRDRSLVHDLAHQVLEFFKPELERMIIYVVSEREWGASGSSRGGVGDGSGWGGGLVGSGWVGHGGGGVVGGGSGVGGVRGMGRVDYGRGGAAWGAQVGRSRGLNAGDDAPLGFEVRAPPGFEVRAPPGYDVARASIGYDAARAPTAFDSRTPIGFDAFARGRNAAFGGGSLSVGASGSAGKNIGAYSAGDSGSFHYNIGAGILAGVSTVVSTGVSTAAAAVSERRFDNVIRNNDDILENQEVLVGVVISQVAASCVNEAK, from the exons ATGGTTGGTCCTGCGCTAGAGATGTATAAGTTGTATGGAATTGGTGATGATCATCCGTCgaaggatatggtgttgttggaGAAGGTAGCTGCAACTATGGTGGGTAAGAAAGATTCAATGGGGGTGGTTACACCTCTAAGCACCCCTAGTGAGAATATTGAATTTAGGAATGCGTTCTTGGCAATAGTAGTGGGCCACTTACTTTGTCCTACTTCCATGTGCACTAACTTGTCACATAGTGTAATgggtgttgtgagtttgggtgGGGTGGCCGAAGAGTATGACTGGTGCACTTGGACATATAACAGGCTCATGGAGCGTGTAGAGGTATTTTCTAAGAgttttgatgaacttggttatgttggtgGATGTGGAGGCTGTGTTGTAGCCTTAATG ATTTTTTACCTTGATCGCTTGGCGGGAACACCCGTTGATGTAGAACCTTTGCCTAGAGTGAAGGTGTGGGGGAACTTGGAAGTGAAACAAGCAATCAGGGAAGACAAGAGAAGTGGATATGACTATGGTAGATTGAAG TCAAAGAAGGTGGTTTATGGTAGGGGACCTGATGGTGAAGTTACGAATAGCGTCAGTGGGTTGACAAATAAAGAAGCTGATCGGAGGATGGAGGTAGTAGATGAGTCGATGACCGGCAATGGCACAGGGACAGAAACTGATCTTAACCTCATTCCAAGAGCAGATGTTGGTATGAGGCATGAAAACACAGGGGGAAACACTAAGGTTTCCCTCAATCCAAATTTGTGGGCTTCGCTTAATCCAATTTTGGATAGAGATAGGTCCCTTGTACATGATCTTGCGCATCAG GTACTTGAATTCTTCAAACCTGAGTTGGAGCGGATGATTATTTATGTCGTGTCCGAGAGGGAATGGGGTGCAAGTGGTAGTTCTAGGGGTGGTGTTGGTGATGGTAGTGGTTGGGGTGGTGGTTTGGTTGGTAGTGGTTGGGTTGgtcatggtggtggtggtgttgttGGTGGTGGTAGTGGTGTTGGTGGGGTTAGGGGTATGGGAAGAGTTGATTATGGGAGAGGTGGTGCTGCCTGGGGAGCACAAGTGGGTAGAAGTAGAGGCTTAAATGCTGGTGATGATGCTCCTCTAGGCTTTGAGGTTAGAGCACCACCAGGCTTTGAGGTTAGAGCACCTCCAGGCTATGATGTTGCTCGAGCATCGATAGGATACGATGCTGCTCGAGCACCTACAGCCTTTGATTCTCGAACACCGATCGGCTTTGATGCATTTGCACGTGGTAGAAATGCTGCATTTGGAGGAGGTTCTTTAAGTGTTGGAGCTTCTGGAAGCGCTGGAAAAAACATTGGTGCTTACTCAGCAGGTGATTCAGGTTCGTTTCACTATAATATTGGTGCTGGTATTTTGGCTGGTGTTTCGACTGTTGTTTCGACTGGTGTCTCGACTGCGGCGGCGGCTGTTTCAGAGAGACGGTTCGATAATGTGATTAGGAATAATGATGATATTCTGGAAAATCAAGAAGTTCTTGTAGGGGTGGTGATAAGCCAAGTGGCAGCTTCATGTGTGAATGAAGCTAAATAA